One Candidatus Bathyarchaeia archaeon genomic region harbors:
- a CDS encoding class II glutamine amidotransferase: MCRMFALMSRKPIPSFFLRGFRLLAERGKVLPNAEPGHKHGWGIVYYQNHTPTYLGRQPTNAMEDSRYEEFCERLDQLRATGILLAHLRKPSSEYKDVKLENTQPFIRGEWCFAHNGTIHGFNEEVAGLQGTTDSEKLFRVLLQDKENSDYSIEKAIEKTVQRVRKEYSYSSMTFILSNGKRIYAYREYSDPRNSDYYNLMYAIDENTAILFQEPIWFRDWVQIPNKSLVTIDGDLKICSQQMR, from the coding sequence ATGTGTAGAATGTTTGCCTTAATGAGCCGAAAACCAATTCCTTCCTTTTTTCTCAGGGGCTTTAGATTGCTAGCTGAAAGAGGAAAAGTTTTACCTAATGCCGAACCCGGTCACAAACACGGATGGGGCATAGTCTACTATCAAAATCATACTCCTACATATTTGGGCAGACAACCAACAAATGCCATGGAAGATTCAAGATACGAAGAATTTTGCGAACGTTTAGATCAATTACGTGCAACGGGTATATTGTTAGCGCATCTTAGAAAACCTAGTTCTGAATACAAAGATGTCAAATTGGAAAATACACAACCGTTCATTCGAGGAGAGTGGTGCTTCGCACATAACGGCACCATCCACGGATTCAATGAAGAAGTCGCAGGCCTCCAAGGAACCACGGACAGCGAAAAATTGTTTCGTGTCTTGCTACAAGATAAGGAAAACAGTGACTATTCGATAGAAAAAGCAATAGAGAAAACTGTTCAAAGGGTAAGAAAAGAGTACAGTTACAGCTCAATGACATTTATTCTATCTAACGGCAAACGAATCTATGCTTATAGAGAATATTCAGATCCAAGAAACTCCGACTACTACAATTTAATGTACGCCATTGACGAGAATACGGCGATTCTGTTTCAAGAACCAATCTGGTTCAGAGACTGGGTTCAAATACCAAATAAGAGCCTAGTCACTATTGACGGCGACCTTAAAATTTGTTCTCAGCAAATGAGATGA
- a CDS encoding DGQHR domain-containing protein codes for MPVLNAFKIQQRGLPMYITTMKAGDLLASYKIDRWGEDNPKGYQRALVPLRVRKAMNYLLKEEGVFPTSILVNVRGKMEFRPKKSIDSFAEFGELALSPESLPFSIVDGQHRLEGLKEAREEDPKFDDYPVPVTIVNLPDVYTEMRQFYIINTRQKGVSTDLVQRHLYEMSEKMGKPTLLMLEGEKAVLTAEAIPVVDIIRNDPRSPWYNKVQLPSEKKQENHIIKQRPLTDSITYILKSRPSFRRKNPKELANDIANYWNALKEIFPEAFEDPKEFTIQRTPGAYSLHMIYSHVYDLCEQAGNCTQEKMKQILEKMFKNVAEAMPVDQLDSAFWHKKEGHPLVIATSMKTMKALAEYFNQALEAIQ; via the coding sequence ATGCCTGTGTTAAACGCGTTTAAAATCCAGCAAAGAGGTCTACCAATGTACATAACCACAATGAAGGCTGGCGACCTTCTCGCCTCATATAAAATCGACAGATGGGGCGAAGACAACCCAAAAGGTTACCAAAGAGCCCTCGTACCCCTACGAGTCCGCAAGGCCATGAACTACCTCCTAAAAGAAGAAGGAGTATTCCCCACGTCAATACTCGTCAACGTAAGAGGAAAAATGGAATTCAGACCCAAAAAATCAATCGACAGCTTCGCAGAATTCGGCGAACTAGCCCTATCCCCAGAATCCCTACCCTTCTCAATAGTCGACGGACAACACCGCCTAGAAGGACTCAAAGAAGCAAGAGAAGAAGACCCAAAATTCGACGACTACCCCGTACCAGTAACAATCGTCAACCTACCAGACGTCTACACCGAAATGCGACAATTCTACATAATCAACACCCGCCAAAAAGGAGTCTCAACCGACCTAGTCCAACGCCACCTCTACGAAATGTCTGAAAAAATGGGCAAACCAACCCTACTCATGCTAGAAGGAGAAAAAGCCGTACTAACAGCCGAAGCCATACCCGTAGTCGACATAATCCGAAACGACCCACGCTCCCCTTGGTACAACAAAGTCCAGCTGCCAAGCGAAAAGAAACAAGAAAACCACATAATCAAACAACGCCCCCTTACCGACTCTATAACCTATATCCTAAAATCAAGACCCAGCTTCAGAAGAAAGAATCCCAAAGAACTTGCAAACGACATCGCCAACTACTGGAACGCTCTCAAGGAAATATTCCCAGAAGCGTTCGAAGACCCAAAAGAATTCACAATCCAAAGAACGCCAGGCGCCTACTCACTCCACATGATATACTCACACGTCTATGACCTATGCGAACAAGCAGGTAACTGCACCCAAGAAAAAATGAAACAGATACTAGAAAAAATGTTCAAAAACGTCGCCGAAGCCATGCCCGTAGACCAACTCGACAGCGCCTTCTGGCACAAAAAAGAAGGACACCCACTAGTCATCGCAACCAGCATGAAAACAATGAAAGCGCTCGCCGAATACTTCAACCAAGCACTCGAAGCCATACAATAA